Genomic DNA from Myxococcaceae bacterium JPH2:
CCAGCGCGCCCACGACGATGTCGCCGGCGTGCAGCGTCACGAGGCGGCCGTTCACGTCCTCGAGCTGGTTGTAGACGCTCTTCTCGCCGTGGATGCGCACGGCCACCACCGCGCCCTCCTCGGCCCGCACCTCATCCGTCAGGTGCACCGTCCGGCCGAGCTGGAGGTTGCGGGTGACGCTGCCGACTTTGTCGACGTAGATCTTCATGTCACTTCGCCGCCTTGTGAGAGAGCATCTGCGCCACGCCGTAGAGCTTCGCGAAGCCCGCTGCCTCGGAGCCCGTCCACAGCACGTTGGCCTCGCCGTACGTCGCCACCTTCGCGTCCATGAGCGAGAAGGGCGAACGCACGCCCTCCACCACCATGGTGCGCGGGTGGAGCACCAGCTTCACCTCGCCCGTCACGCGCTCCTGCGACGACGCGAGGAACGCCTCCAGGTCCTTCACCAGCGGATCGAAGAAGTGGCCCTCGTGGAGCAGCGAGCCGTACAGGTTGCCCATCGACTCCTTCCAGAAGAGCTGCTTGCCAGAGAGGACCAGCTTCTCCAGCTCGCGGTGCGCGGTGATGAGCAGGTGCGCGGCCGGGGCCTCGAAGCCCACGCGGCCCTTGATGCCCAGGATGGTGTCGCCCAGGTGCACGCCTCGGCCAATGCCGTACGGCTTGCCCAGCGCGTTGATCGCCTCCACCACCTGCACGGGCGACAGCGCCTGACCGTCCAGCGCCACGGGCACGCCCTTCTCGAAGGCGATGACGAGCGGGCGCGGCTTCAGGTCGCCCGGAATCTCGCCGCCCGGGAACGCCGCCTCGGGCAGCGTGCTCCACGAGTCGAGCGTCTCGCGGCCGCCGACGGACGTGCCCCACATGCCCTCGTTGACCGAGTACGAGCCCAGCTTGGGCGGCATGTGCACGCCGCGCTCGGCCAGGAAGTCCAGCTCCTGCTGACGGCTGAGCGACAGCTCGCGGATGGGGGTGATGAGCTGCAGCTCCGGCGCCAGCGAGCGGAACGCCACGTCGAAGCGGACCTGATCATTCCCCGCGCCAGTGCTGCCGTGGGCCAGCGCCTGCGCGCCGCGCTCACGGGCCACGCGCACCACCTCCACGGCCTGGCACGCGCGCTCGGCCGAGACGCTCAGCGGGTAGAGCTGGCCGCGCAGCACGTTGCCGGCGATGAGGTAGCGCAGGTAGCCCTGGAACAGCGTGGCGCGCGCG
This window encodes:
- the argG gene encoding argininosuccinate synthase — its product is MSKKPVVLAFSGGLDTAFCTVYLREQGHDVTTVTVDTGGFPAEQLARIEALSKQLGAVAHQTVDARATLFQGYLRYLIAGNVLRGQLYPLSVSAERACQAVEVVRVARERGAQALAHGSTGAGNDQVRFDVAFRSLAPELQLITPIRELSLSRQQELDFLAERGVHMPPKLGSYSVNEGMWGTSVGGRETLDSWSTLPEAAFPGGEIPGDLKPRPLVIAFEKGVPVALDGQALSPVQVVEAINALGKPYGIGRGVHLGDTILGIKGRVGFEAPAAHLLITAHRELEKLVLSGKQLFWKESMGNLYGSLLHEGHFFDPLVKDLEAFLASSQERVTGEVKLVLHPRTMVVEGVRSPFSLMDAKVATYGEANVLWTGSEAAGFAKLYGVAQMLSHKAAK